From a region of the Gordonia sp. PP30 genome:
- a CDS encoding adenylate/guanylate cyclase domain-containing protein yields the protein MEDEELPYRYSSEEIIEQLRVDSDFADRLWRAFGFARNTERADSASVFSEADLAALAVFAGSDREIDPAAQVAAARSIGQATARLAEWQAEQIRLLAADPRVTLTADQLINALAHLQQAVWRRHLDSFLARGGGPHTGEGDEVIVGFADIVGYTSLSRRLRLAALEALLESFESAAHLIITTHNGKVIKSIGDAVMFTAPTHAAAADIAIELHALTSDGELPTLRIGLASGRALTRMGDVFGEPVNIAARLASAAREGTTLVDGNLAAALADQPEFYLHHISSLSVRGYRRLKAYVLERHRDAPSVLAAAEREAAEAAARAEAAAAEKARIAAEKVEQKAAKKAARTRSRAERKAAKAAD from the coding sequence ATGGAAGACGAAGAGCTGCCGTACCGCTACAGCAGCGAGGAGATCATCGAGCAGCTGCGCGTCGATTCCGACTTCGCCGACCGGCTGTGGCGCGCCTTCGGATTCGCCCGGAACACCGAGCGCGCCGACTCGGCCTCGGTGTTCTCCGAGGCCGACCTCGCCGCGCTCGCCGTCTTCGCCGGCAGCGACCGGGAGATCGATCCGGCGGCGCAGGTCGCCGCGGCGCGGTCCATCGGGCAGGCGACGGCGCGGCTCGCCGAATGGCAGGCCGAGCAGATCCGGCTGCTCGCCGCCGATCCGCGCGTCACCCTGACCGCCGACCAGCTGATCAATGCACTCGCCCACCTGCAGCAGGCGGTCTGGCGACGCCACCTCGACAGCTTCCTGGCCCGCGGCGGCGGCCCGCACACCGGCGAGGGCGACGAGGTGATCGTCGGATTCGCCGACATCGTCGGCTACACCTCGCTCTCCCGGCGGCTGCGGCTGGCCGCCCTCGAAGCCCTCCTGGAGAGCTTCGAGTCGGCCGCCCACCTGATCATCACGACGCACAACGGCAAGGTGATCAAGTCGATCGGCGACGCCGTGATGTTCACCGCTCCCACGCACGCGGCGGCGGCAGACATCGCCATCGAACTGCACGCCCTGACCTCGGACGGCGAACTCCCCACCCTGCGCATCGGCCTGGCATCGGGGCGGGCGCTGACCCGGATGGGCGACGTCTTCGGCGAGCCGGTCAACATCGCCGCCCGGCTGGCGAGCGCGGCGCGCGAGGGCACCACGCTGGTCGACGGCAACCTGGCGGCGGCGCTCGCCGATCAACCCGAGTTCTACCTCCACCACATCAGTTCGCTCTCGGTGCGCGGCTACCGCCGCCTGAAGGCCTACGTCCTGGAGCGGCACCGGGACGCCCCCTCCGTGCTGGCCGCCGCGGAACGAGAGGCCGCGGAGGCCGCCGCGCGCGCTGAAGCCGCGGCCGCCGAGAAGGCGCGCATCGCCGCCGAGAAGGTGGAGCAGAAGGCTGCCAAGAAGGCGGCGCGGACCCGCTCCCGCGCCGAACGGAAGGCCGCTAAGGCCGCGGACTGA
- a CDS encoding HAD family hydrolase — protein MAADAVTARPAAVLFDMDGTLIETDHLYAEVGSRFVLETGGEWTDAHREASIGTSLDDFADQLQAAGAVRPREELIEHVVSGVTQAMRRSLPWRDGALELLTSVAATGVRIGLVTMAYRESAQLVLDAPGAPEFDVVVTGDDVTNGKPHPEPYLTAARLLGFDPRECVVLEDSELGLTAAGGAGMVRIAVPQATDVDGSLHEARWATLEGRTADDVFAEWRALRG, from the coding sequence ATGGCTGCAGACGCTGTGACGGCCCGGCCTGCCGCCGTGCTGTTCGACATGGACGGCACCCTGATCGAGACCGACCACCTGTACGCCGAGGTCGGCAGCCGCTTCGTGCTGGAGACCGGCGGGGAGTGGACCGACGCGCACCGGGAGGCATCGATCGGCACGTCGCTCGACGACTTCGCCGATCAGTTGCAGGCGGCGGGTGCGGTGCGGCCGAGGGAGGAACTCATCGAGCACGTCGTGTCCGGGGTCACCCAGGCGATGCGGCGCAGTCTGCCGTGGCGCGACGGTGCCCTGGAGCTGCTGACCTCGGTGGCCGCTACCGGGGTACGCATCGGCCTGGTCACGATGGCCTACCGGGAGTCGGCGCAGCTGGTGCTCGACGCGCCGGGCGCGCCCGAGTTCGACGTCGTCGTCACCGGCGACGACGTGACGAACGGGAAACCGCATCCCGAGCCGTACCTCACGGCGGCCCGCCTGCTCGGATTCGATCCGCGCGAGTGCGTGGTGCTCGAGGATTCGGAACTCGGTCTCACCGCCGCGGGTGGCGCCGGCATGGTGCGCATCGCCGTCCCGCAGGCCACCGACGTGGACGGCAGCCTGCACGAGGCGCGCTGGGCGACACTCGAGGGCCGGACCGCTGATGACGTCTTCGCCGAATGGCGGGCGCTCCGCGGATGA
- a CDS encoding choline/ethanolamine kinase family protein, translating to MANGTSNPAHAQETRWLGTARNESEAAVEECIRAVTEWTGREVRYSPLFGGLQNSNWRVEVVGDDVVYFLKVPGAGTEEYIDRANSHEAAKRAGELGISPKIVRFDPATGVEIVEFLEGYRACTNADMKRWDVAESVLGLQTEFHRIGELPLTKTIFDLIDEHLDQVAELGVQLPPYSIQMLREYEAARAAFTASGLDIVPCHNDPMPGNFLVADGKPMKLVDFEFASNNERAYDLAVTFTEYFYDEDMILRCVEAKYGHTSPEVVARVQVAAALADLKWGIFGCFYQEVIRNWDYDFYKYGAWKLARARAKMADPRWGRWLQTL from the coding sequence ATGGCGAACGGAACCAGCAATCCCGCACACGCTCAAGAGACACGCTGGCTCGGCACGGCCCGCAACGAGAGTGAGGCCGCCGTCGAGGAGTGCATCCGCGCGGTGACCGAATGGACCGGGCGCGAGGTGCGCTACTCGCCGCTGTTCGGCGGGCTGCAGAACAGCAATTGGCGAGTGGAGGTGGTCGGCGACGACGTCGTCTACTTCCTCAAGGTGCCCGGTGCCGGTACCGAGGAATACATCGACCGCGCCAACTCCCACGAGGCGGCCAAGCGGGCGGGCGAGCTCGGTATCAGCCCGAAGATCGTCCGGTTCGATCCGGCGACCGGGGTGGAGATCGTCGAGTTCCTCGAGGGATACCGCGCCTGCACCAACGCCGACATGAAGCGCTGGGACGTCGCCGAATCGGTGCTCGGCCTGCAGACCGAGTTCCACCGGATCGGTGAACTGCCGCTCACCAAGACGATCTTCGACCTCATCGACGAACACCTGGACCAGGTCGCCGAACTCGGCGTGCAACTGCCGCCGTACTCCATCCAGATGCTCCGCGAGTACGAGGCGGCGCGGGCGGCGTTCACGGCGTCCGGGCTCGACATCGTGCCGTGCCACAACGACCCGATGCCGGGCAACTTCCTGGTCGCCGACGGGAAGCCGATGAAGCTGGTCGACTTCGAGTTCGCGTCGAACAACGAGCGGGCCTACGACCTGGCGGTCACCTTCACCGAATACTTCTACGACGAGGACATGATCCTCCGCTGCGTCGAGGCGAAGTACGGGCACACCAGCCCGGAGGTGGTGGCCCGGGTCCAGGTCGCGGCCGCGCTGGCCGACCTGAAGTGGGGCATCTTCGGGTGCTTCTACCAGGAAGTGATCCGCAACTGGGACTACGACTTCTACAAGTACGGCGCGTGGAAGCTGGCGCGGGCCCGCGCCAAGATGGCGGATCCGAGGTGGGGCCGATGGCTGCAGACGCTGTGA
- a CDS encoding phosphotransferase → MIALIDDDALTPPAATMASPQWWGADSLRARKRLDGSSTTAFVKTITDVARTYLDIESSFAVSAAVGARGIGPEVFDADASSGRLVMADLTEDFATASLEDFNHADRRAALIAQRRAVWELDVPRARKATVFDDVRALHERSVAAGAQLPADLPWMLRALADAERRIEATGYDTVLIHGDANCSNVAIDRETGRVLLLDFDWAAVADPVQDVGSLVLELGLGNCDARAVFEEIWGGYDERLYARAKCYGFAEAVRGGLIGAWADHCDPGTLEYSKFSDWMFLWARVGLSDHAVDDYLRSL, encoded by the coding sequence ATGATCGCGCTCATCGACGACGATGCGCTGACGCCGCCGGCCGCGACGATGGCGAGCCCGCAGTGGTGGGGCGCCGATTCACTGCGCGCCCGCAAGCGGCTGGACGGATCGTCGACCACGGCGTTCGTCAAGACGATCACCGACGTGGCGCGCACCTACCTCGACATCGAGTCGTCGTTCGCGGTCAGCGCCGCGGTCGGTGCGCGGGGCATCGGTCCGGAGGTCTTCGACGCCGACGCGTCGTCCGGCCGGCTGGTGATGGCCGACCTGACCGAGGACTTCGCGACGGCCTCGCTGGAGGACTTCAATCACGCCGACCGGCGGGCCGCGCTGATCGCCCAGCGCCGCGCCGTCTGGGAACTGGACGTGCCGCGGGCCCGGAAAGCTACGGTGTTCGACGACGTCCGCGCCCTCCATGAGCGCAGCGTGGCCGCCGGCGCCCAGTTGCCGGCCGACCTGCCGTGGATGCTGCGGGCCCTGGCCGATGCGGAGCGGCGGATCGAGGCCACCGGGTACGACACGGTGCTGATCCACGGCGACGCGAACTGCTCCAACGTGGCGATCGACCGGGAGACCGGGCGGGTGCTCCTGCTCGACTTCGACTGGGCGGCCGTCGCCGACCCGGTACAGGACGTGGGCTCGCTGGTCCTCGAACTCGGCCTGGGCAACTGCGATGCCCGCGCGGTGTTCGAGGAGATCTGGGGCGGCTACGACGAGCGGCTGTACGCGCGGGCCAAGTGCTACGGCTTCGCCGAAGCCGTCCGCGGCGGCCTGATCGGCGCGTGGGCCGACCACTGCGACCCGGGCACGCTGGAGTATTCGAAGTTCTCGGACTGGATGTTCCTGTGGGCCCGCGTCGGACTGTCCGACCACGCGGTGGACGACTACTTGAGGAGCCTCTGA